From Citricoccus sp. SGAir0253, a single genomic window includes:
- a CDS encoding DNA-3-methyladenine glycosylase I yields MSPVPPEGLVVGGDGLARPAWAATDPLLREYYDTEWGLPVRDERGVFERLSLEAFQSGLSWRTILAKRPAFRAAFDGFDPEAVAGYGEADVERLLGDAGIVRNRAKVRATIANARATVDLRPDGGLAALVWSFRPAAAPAPRTAAEVPSQSAESVALARALRSRGFRFVGPTTMFALMEAIGVVDTHLVGAHRRGSSGVWPAAEGPAAAAAG; encoded by the coding sequence ATGAGCCCGGTCCCGCCGGAGGGGCTCGTGGTGGGCGGGGACGGGCTGGCCCGTCCGGCCTGGGCCGCGACCGATCCGCTGCTGCGCGAGTACTACGACACCGAGTGGGGCCTGCCCGTGCGGGACGAGCGCGGGGTCTTCGAGCGGCTCTCGCTCGAGGCCTTCCAGTCCGGCCTGTCCTGGCGGACCATCCTCGCCAAGCGACCGGCGTTCCGGGCCGCGTTCGACGGCTTCGACCCCGAGGCCGTCGCCGGCTACGGCGAGGCCGACGTCGAGCGGCTGCTGGGTGATGCCGGGATCGTGCGCAACCGGGCCAAGGTCCGGGCGACCATCGCCAATGCCCGGGCCACCGTGGACCTGCGCCCGGACGGCGGGCTCGCGGCCCTCGTGTGGTCGTTCCGGCCCGCGGCCGCCCCGGCCCCGCGGACCGCGGCGGAGGTGCCGAGCCAGTCCGCGGAGTCGGTGGCACTCGCGCGGGCCCTGCGCTCGCGTGGCTTCCGCTTCGTCGGTCCCACCACGATGTTCGCGCTCATGGAGGCCATCGGGGTGGTGGACACGCACCTCGTGGGCGCGCACCGCCGGGGCAGCTCGGGGGTGTGGCCCGCGGCGGAGGGACCGGCGGCGGCCGCCGCTGGCTAG
- a CDS encoding RNA methyltransferase — protein sequence MELTDPADPRVEVYSRLTDAALRRRQDTEHGIFLAESSQVVRRALAAGHAPRSFFLAHRYLDSLADVFAAHPGVPVFTGPDDLLQQVTGFHLHRGALAAMDRPAPRSVDEVLAGARRVAVLENVSDHTNLGAIFRSAAALGVDAVLVSPESADPLYRRSIRVSMGTVFSVPWARVGEADGRGRAAWPGELERLRAAGFTVAALELAQDSVPLDDPALRGHERLALVLGAEGPGVTPETLAACDLTVAIPMAAGVDSLNVAAASAVAFWELRPRG from the coding sequence ATCGAGCTGACGGACCCCGCCGATCCGCGGGTCGAGGTCTACAGCCGCCTGACCGACGCCGCCCTGCGCCGACGCCAGGACACGGAGCACGGCATCTTCCTGGCCGAGTCCTCACAGGTGGTGCGCCGGGCCCTCGCCGCGGGCCACGCGCCCCGGTCCTTCTTCCTGGCCCACCGGTACCTGGACTCGCTGGCGGACGTGTTCGCCGCGCACCCCGGGGTCCCGGTGTTCACGGGTCCGGACGACCTGCTCCAGCAGGTCACCGGCTTCCACCTCCACCGGGGCGCGCTGGCCGCGATGGACCGGCCCGCGCCCCGCTCCGTCGACGAGGTGCTCGCCGGGGCCCGCCGCGTCGCGGTGCTGGAGAACGTGTCCGACCACACGAACCTGGGGGCGATCTTCCGTTCCGCGGCAGCCCTGGGCGTGGACGCCGTCCTGGTCAGCCCAGAGTCCGCGGACCCGCTGTACCGGCGCAGCATCCGCGTCTCGATGGGCACGGTGTTCTCCGTCCCGTGGGCGCGGGTCGGCGAGGCCGACGGCCGCGGCCGGGCCGCGTGGCCGGGGGAGCTCGAGCGGTTGCGGGCGGCGGGGTTCACGGTGGCCGCCCTCGAGCTGGCCCAGGACTCGGTGCCCCTCGACGACCCCGCCCTGCGCGGGCACGAACGGCTCGCCCTCGTGCTCGGGGCCGAGGGGCCCGGGGTGACCCCCGAGACCCTGGCGGCCTGCGACCTGACCGTGGCGATCCCCATGGCCGCGGGGGTGGACTCGCTCAACGTGGCCGCCGCGAGTGCGGTGGCGTTCTGGGAGCTGCGTCCGCGGGGCTGA
- a CDS encoding SDR family oxidoreductase produces MTSENTQDTRPAQDLAGKGAIVTGSSRGVGAETARLLAARGAGVVVNYRQKAPRANKVVASIEEAGGRAVAVGADITTAEGRKAMVDAAVQSFGSLDVLVLNASGGMETSMGEDYATVLNRDAQLAMLEAAAEVMAPGSQVVFVTSHQAHFIDVVPTMDAYEPVARSKRAGETALRERIPALQEKGIGFVVVSGDMIEGTITATMLNRAEPGALEARREAAGRLYSVEEFAAEVDALVGRDLPAGHTEYVGGAQDFLAAAGGDPDHR; encoded by the coding sequence ATGACTTCCGAGAACACCCAGGACACCCGCCCCGCCCAGGACCTCGCCGGCAAGGGCGCCATCGTCACCGGTTCGAGCCGCGGCGTCGGCGCCGAGACGGCCCGCCTGCTCGCCGCCCGCGGCGCCGGCGTGGTCGTCAACTACCGGCAGAAGGCGCCCCGGGCGAACAAGGTGGTCGCCTCGATCGAGGAGGCCGGTGGCCGGGCCGTGGCCGTGGGCGCGGACATCACCACCGCCGAGGGCCGCAAGGCCATGGTGGACGCCGCCGTGCAGTCCTTCGGCTCCCTGGACGTGCTCGTGCTCAACGCCTCCGGCGGCATGGAGACGTCCATGGGCGAGGACTACGCCACCGTGCTCAACCGCGACGCCCAGCTCGCCATGCTGGAGGCCGCCGCCGAGGTCATGGCCCCCGGCTCGCAGGTCGTGTTCGTCACGAGCCACCAGGCGCACTTCATCGACGTGGTCCCCACCATGGACGCCTACGAGCCCGTGGCCCGCTCGAAGCGCGCCGGCGAGACCGCCCTGCGCGAGCGGATCCCGGCCCTGCAGGAGAAGGGCATCGGCTTCGTGGTGGTCTCCGGGGACATGATCGAGGGCACCATCACCGCCACCATGCTCAACCGCGCCGAGCCGGGCGCCCTGGAGGCCCGCCGCGAGGCCGCCGGGCGGCTGTACTCCGTGGAGGAGTTCGCCGCCGAGGTGGACGCGCTCGTCGGCCGGGACCTGCCGGCCGGCCACACCGAGTACGTGGGCGGGGCGCAGGACTTCCTCGCCGCGGCCGGGGGAGACCCGGACCACCGCTGA
- a CDS encoding methylated-DNA--[protein]-cysteine S-methyltransferase — protein sequence MNTITDPGDLPTPAEAPGGLPGWPDEGTERVSLAALRRRLARGAEAEGLLGVAYREVDSPVGRLLLAATERGLVRVAFEREGFEAVLAALAQRITPRVLEAPDRLDAAARELEEYFAGRRRAFTLPLDLALSTGFRRSVQQRLPEIGYGRTMSYRRLAELLDRPTAVRAVGTACATNPLPLVVPCHRVVRSDGGLGGYLGGVEAKGLLLELEQHREAA from the coding sequence ATGAACACGATCACGGACCCCGGGGATCTCCCCACCCCCGCCGAGGCCCCCGGCGGGCTGCCGGGCTGGCCGGACGAGGGAACGGAACGCGTCTCCCTCGCGGCCCTGCGGCGCCGGCTGGCCCGCGGCGCCGAGGCGGAGGGACTGCTCGGCGTCGCCTACCGCGAGGTGGACAGCCCCGTGGGCCGGCTCCTGCTGGCGGCCACCGAGCGCGGCCTCGTCCGCGTGGCCTTCGAGCGAGAGGGCTTCGAGGCGGTCCTGGCCGCCCTCGCCCAGCGGATCACCCCCCGGGTCCTGGAGGCCCCGGACCGGCTGGACGCGGCGGCCCGCGAGCTCGAGGAGTACTTCGCCGGCCGGCGCCGCGCCTTCACGCTCCCCCTGGACCTCGCCCTGTCCACGGGCTTCCGGCGCTCCGTGCAGCAGCGGCTGCCGGAGATCGGCTACGGGCGGACGATGTCCTACCGCCGGCTGGCCGAGCTGCTGGACCGGCCCACGGCGGTGCGGGCCGTGGGCACCGCGTGCGCCACCAACCCCCTGCCCCTCGTGGTCCCGTGCCACCGCGTCGTGCGGTCGGACGGCGGCCTCGGCGGCTACCTCGGCGGCGTGGAGGCCAAGGGCCTGCTGCTGGAGCTCGAGCAGCACCGGGAGGCGGCATGA
- a CDS encoding ABC transporter ATP-binding protein yields the protein MSGVGVRRGSKELLDGVDWQVREGERWIVMGPNGAGKSTLLQVASTRMHPTTGMVGILDEVLGAVDVFELRPRIGLSSAGLAQQLPGRETVLDAVLTASWGVMGRWREGYDAQDEDRARRLLWQWGLSGFEDRRFGTLSEGERKRVLVARALMSDPELLLLDEPAAGLDLAGRETLVRALTRLAEDPAAPALVLVTHHVEEVPPGFTHALLMRRGRVVAAGPLEETLTEDNLSTAFGLPLRVTRDAGRYAAVAR from the coding sequence ATGTCCGGGGTCGGGGTGCGCCGCGGCTCCAAGGAGCTGCTCGACGGCGTGGACTGGCAGGTGCGCGAGGGGGAGCGCTGGATCGTCATGGGCCCGAACGGGGCCGGCAAGTCCACGCTGCTGCAGGTCGCCTCCACCCGCATGCACCCGACCACCGGCATGGTGGGCATCCTCGACGAGGTGCTCGGCGCCGTCGACGTCTTCGAGCTGCGCCCGCGGATCGGCCTGTCCTCCGCCGGGCTCGCCCAGCAGCTGCCCGGCCGGGAGACCGTGCTGGACGCGGTGCTGACCGCCTCGTGGGGCGTGATGGGCCGCTGGCGGGAGGGCTACGACGCCCAGGACGAGGACCGTGCGCGCCGGCTGCTGTGGCAGTGGGGGCTGAGCGGCTTCGAGGACCGGCGCTTCGGCACCCTCTCGGAGGGCGAGCGCAAGCGCGTCCTGGTGGCCCGGGCCCTGATGTCCGATCCGGAGCTGCTGCTGCTGGACGAGCCCGCCGCCGGCCTGGACCTGGCCGGCCGCGAGACGCTCGTGCGCGCGCTCACCCGGCTGGCCGAGGACCCCGCGGCCCCGGCCCTCGTGCTCGTCACCCACCACGTCGAGGAGGTCCCGCCAGGCTTCACGCACGCCCTGCTGATGCGGCGCGGACGCGTGGTGGCCGCGGGCCCGCTGGAGGAGACCCTCACGGAGGACAACCTCTCCACGGCGTTCGGCCTGCCCCTGAGGGTGACGCGCGATGCCGGCCGCTACGCGGCCGTCGCCCGCTGA
- a CDS encoding sulfite exporter TauE/SafE family protein, producing MEILGLEPWQVVVILLAGFWAGTINTVVGSGTLVTFPVLVAMGFPPVTAQISNAMGLVAAGVSGVFGYRRELAESRAVLPALTLASLSGGLLGAFLLLVLPEEVFGVAAPILIVVALCFVVFQPRMSAWVRRRKARRQEAEGTPTPALAAAEPEVPSRPVSPALWLLVFGAGVYGGYFVAAQGVLLMGILGVFMAGTLVHANAVKTYLSLAVNLIAAVSYLLFALDRIDWRAVLLIAVSSMLGASLGARIGRRIRPVWLRAVIVAVGLAGLVNMVWRLVAGG from the coding sequence GTGGAGATCCTGGGCCTCGAGCCATGGCAGGTCGTCGTCATCCTGCTCGCCGGATTCTGGGCCGGCACCATCAACACCGTCGTGGGGTCGGGGACGCTCGTGACGTTCCCGGTGCTCGTGGCGATGGGCTTCCCGCCGGTCACGGCGCAGATCTCCAATGCCATGGGCCTCGTGGCCGCCGGCGTCTCGGGGGTGTTCGGGTACCGGCGTGAGCTCGCCGAGTCGCGGGCGGTGCTGCCGGCCCTGACCCTGGCCTCCCTGTCCGGTGGCCTGCTCGGGGCGTTCCTGCTCTTGGTGCTGCCCGAGGAGGTCTTCGGGGTGGCCGCCCCCATCCTCATCGTGGTGGCGCTGTGCTTCGTCGTCTTCCAGCCCCGCATGTCCGCCTGGGTGCGCCGGCGCAAGGCGCGGCGCCAGGAGGCGGAGGGGACCCCGACGCCGGCCCTCGCGGCCGCCGAGCCCGAGGTCCCGTCCCGCCCGGTGTCCCCGGCGCTGTGGCTGCTCGTGTTCGGCGCGGGCGTCTACGGCGGCTACTTCGTGGCCGCCCAGGGGGTCCTGCTGATGGGCATCCTCGGGGTGTTCATGGCGGGCACCCTGGTGCACGCCAACGCCGTGAAGACCTACCTGTCCCTGGCCGTGAACCTCATCGCGGCGGTGTCCTACCTGTTGTTCGCCCTGGACCGCATCGACTGGCGCGCGGTGCTGCTCATCGCCGTGTCCTCCATGCTCGGCGCCAGCCTGGGCGCACGGATCGGCCGGCGGATCCGGCCGGTGTGGCTGCGCGCGGTGATCGTGGCGGTGGGCCTGGCCGGGCTGGTGAACATGGTCTGGCGGCTGGTCGCCGGTGGGTGA
- a CDS encoding type B 50S ribosomal protein L31: MKTDIHPDYQLVIFNDLASGEKVLTRSTTSSNKTMEWEDGNTYPVIDVEISAASHPFYTGKQRIMDTAGRVERFNARFKGFGGKK, translated from the coding sequence ATGAAGACTGACATCCACCCCGATTACCAGCTGGTGATCTTCAACGACCTGGCCTCCGGCGAGAAGGTCCTCACCCGGTCCACCACGTCCTCGAACAAGACGATGGAGTGGGAGGACGGCAACACCTACCCGGTGATCGACGTCGAGATCTCCGCCGCCTCGCACCCGTTCTACACCGGCAAGCAGCGGATCATGGACACCGCCGGCCGCGTCGAGCGCTTCAACGCCCGCTTCAAGGGCTTCGGCGGCAAGAAGTAG
- a CDS encoding RNA polymerase sigma factor, producing MTMMQPFDLAVRTHGATVLRVCRAVLGPGPDAEDAWQETFLSALRSWPDLEDGTNLEAWLVRVAGRRCVDVLRARGRQPVPVEQLPEPVVAATAERLGDAEVWAAVAALPERQRLAIAYHYLGGLPHVQTARLIGGTPEAVRRSAADGLRTLRRTYGAEDGHGRTDGST from the coding sequence ATGACGATGATGCAGCCCTTCGACCTGGCCGTCCGCACGCACGGTGCCACCGTGCTGCGGGTGTGCCGCGCGGTGCTCGGCCCCGGCCCGGACGCCGAGGACGCGTGGCAGGAGACGTTCCTGTCCGCGCTGCGGTCCTGGCCGGACCTCGAGGACGGCACCAACCTGGAGGCCTGGCTCGTCCGCGTGGCCGGACGGCGGTGCGTGGACGTCCTGCGGGCCCGGGGACGCCAGCCCGTGCCGGTCGAGCAGCTGCCGGAGCCGGTCGTGGCCGCGACCGCCGAGCGGCTCGGGGACGCGGAGGTGTGGGCCGCCGTCGCGGCCCTGCCGGAGCGCCAGCGGCTGGCCATCGCCTATCACTACCTCGGCGGCCTGCCGCACGTGCAGACCGCGCGGCTCATCGGCGGGACGCCGGAGGCCGTCCGGCGCTCGGCCGCCGACGGCCTGAGGACCCTGCGGCGCACCTACGGCGCCGAGGACGGACACGGCAGGACGGACGGGAGCACATGA
- the serB gene encoding phosphoserine phosphatase SerB, which yields MPRIDPFPEAVPAPLAAPGTDAAGAAGTGAGGGDLVLVYAPGTVDPVTGEAGSPEVGPPAPEGVPGSAEPVAGVGFHGWRWTASAGTPAPDPARLPGGTALAVVPAAAAAATPRMLVMDVDSTLIRQEVIELLAAHAGREAEVATVTEAAMRGELDFAQSLHHRVQALAGLDAAVVDRVVAAVEPQHGAREVIAAFRAAGWQVCAVSGGFTQVLAPLAADLGLDRYRANDLEIVDGRLTGRVTGTVVDRAVKARMLRQWAAEAGVEEAGVIAAGDGANDIDMLEAAGLAVAFCAKPALREHADVELDLPTLDVIRALAGL from the coding sequence ATGCCGCGCATTGACCCCTTCCCCGAGGCTGTCCCAGCCCCCCTCGCCGCGCCCGGCACGGACGCCGCCGGCGCCGCCGGGACGGGTGCCGGGGGTGGGGACCTCGTCCTCGTCTACGCGCCGGGGACGGTCGATCCCGTCACCGGCGAGGCCGGGTCGCCCGAGGTCGGCCCACCCGCACCGGAGGGGGTGCCGGGATCCGCCGAGCCGGTGGCCGGCGTCGGCTTCCACGGCTGGCGCTGGACCGCGTCTGCCGGGACCCCGGCCCCGGATCCCGCGCGGCTGCCGGGCGGCACCGCCCTGGCGGTCGTCCCGGCCGCCGCCGCCGCGGCCACGCCGCGGATGCTCGTGATGGACGTGGACTCCACGCTGATCCGCCAGGAGGTCATCGAGCTGCTGGCCGCCCACGCCGGCCGCGAGGCCGAGGTCGCCACCGTCACCGAGGCCGCCATGCGCGGCGAACTCGACTTCGCCCAGTCGCTGCACCACCGCGTGCAGGCCCTCGCCGGACTGGACGCCGCCGTGGTGGACCGGGTGGTGGCCGCCGTGGAGCCGCAGCACGGCGCGCGGGAGGTGATCGCGGCGTTCCGCGCGGCGGGCTGGCAGGTGTGCGCCGTCTCCGGCGGCTTCACCCAGGTGCTGGCGCCCCTCGCGGCGGACCTGGGCCTGGACCGCTACCGCGCCAACGACCTCGAGATCGTGGACGGCCGGCTCACCGGCCGGGTGACGGGCACGGTCGTGGACCGGGCGGTGAAGGCCCGCATGCTGCGCCAGTGGGCCGCGGAGGCCGGCGTGGAGGAGGCGGGCGTGATCGCCGCCGGGGACGGCGCGAACGACATCGACATGCTGGAGGCGGCCGGGCTGGCGGTGGCGTTCTGCGCCAAGCCGGCCCTGCGCGAGCACGCGGACGTGGAGCTGGACCTGCCGACGCTGGACGTCATCCGCGCCCTCGCCGGCCTCTGA
- a CDS encoding biotin/lipoate A/B protein ligase family protein translates to MSVQHGGSRHGEYKVPGGKLVIADLAVGEATGGGPGVITAASVNGDFFLEPDEALEDINRSLVGLSRDAPHGTIAEAVRAAVGPGTVMFGFDPPAVATAVRRALGHATRWEDHDWEVLVPQPLPITTQVALDQVLAEDVAAGRRRPALRLWQWTEPAVVIGSFQSLANEVDPAGVERHGITVVRRVSGGGAMFMEADNCVTYSLYLPQSLVDGMAVADSYPFLDAWAMEALRRIGVEAFYQPLNDIATPQGKIGGAAQKRIGGGGLLHHVTMSYDIDARKMTEVLRIGREKLRDKGIRSAAKRVDPLRRQTGLSRPEIWEAMMDTFAERHGATRTRLTEDEIGRAEELAARRFSSPEWTARVP, encoded by the coding sequence ATGAGCGTTCAGCACGGCGGATCCCGGCACGGCGAGTACAAGGTGCCCGGCGGCAAGCTGGTCATCGCGGACCTGGCGGTGGGGGAGGCGACCGGCGGCGGTCCCGGCGTCATCACCGCCGCGAGCGTCAACGGCGACTTCTTCCTCGAGCCGGACGAGGCGCTGGAGGACATCAACCGGTCCCTCGTCGGGCTCTCCCGGGACGCGCCGCACGGGACCATCGCCGAGGCGGTGCGCGCCGCCGTCGGGCCCGGGACCGTGATGTTCGGCTTCGACCCGCCGGCGGTGGCCACGGCCGTGCGCCGGGCCCTGGGCCACGCGACCCGGTGGGAGGACCACGACTGGGAGGTCCTCGTCCCGCAGCCGCTGCCGATCACCACGCAGGTGGCGCTGGACCAGGTCCTCGCCGAGGACGTGGCCGCCGGGCGCCGGCGCCCTGCCCTGCGCCTGTGGCAGTGGACGGAGCCGGCGGTGGTCATCGGCTCCTTCCAGTCGCTGGCCAACGAGGTGGACCCGGCCGGGGTGGAGCGGCACGGCATCACCGTGGTCCGGCGGGTCTCCGGGGGCGGGGCGATGTTCATGGAGGCGGACAACTGCGTCACCTACTCGCTCTACCTGCCGCAGTCCCTCGTGGACGGCATGGCCGTCGCCGACTCCTACCCGTTCCTGGACGCCTGGGCCATGGAGGCCCTGCGGCGCATCGGCGTGGAGGCCTTCTACCAGCCGCTCAACGACATCGCCACGCCGCAGGGCAAGATCGGCGGGGCCGCCCAGAAGCGGATCGGCGGCGGCGGGCTGCTGCACCACGTGACGATGAGCTACGACATCGACGCGCGGAAGATGACCGAGGTGCTGCGGATCGGCCGGGAGAAGCTGCGGGACAAGGGCATCCGCTCGGCGGCCAAGCGCGTGGACCCGCTCCGGCGCCAGACCGGGCTGTCCCGGCCGGAGATCTGGGAGGCCATGATGGACACGTTCGCCGAGCGCCACGGCGCCACGCGGACCCGGCTGACCGAGGACGAGATCGGCCGGGCCGAGGAGCTCGCCGCCCGCCGCTTCTCCTCCCCGGAATGGACGGCCCGCGTGCCCTGA